The Branchiostoma floridae strain S238N-H82 chromosome 7, Bfl_VNyyK, whole genome shotgun sequence region TCAAATTCGCAATACCCAGATGATtgcaacttgtacatgtatatgctccAGCAGTATACTCAACTTTCTttttaaacaagtgcttttaaaaaaagctggcgtttcgtctacgtttatgagtgtgaactgtctttttcttgaagtaaaatctgttagaaaaagtcactcaagggctgttgcgtctataagaaaaattgttattttggaaaggagtactgtttaatagctggtcttggcttacaactttattttaaatgtacaataagttcattataaaatctatcaatatactcaggtacttatgtacacttgaaaaagcaccatcagcactgtgacaagattctatctaaattgactaccaaatgtcaaacaaatatccaaaccaattaacagctacctcatctctattatactggtttccgcatttacaacatttcttccttgttttcctggataattttgccaatattcatgaaaatttccatacttttgtgtcgagcggtgtgactttccacatccgtgttgtctgaaaacttctgaatgaagtcgatactgaacaatgaagcatttgctactgtaagaaaggatcgctgtttttgatggagtttcatgcaaacaacatcaagagcctctgtatacatcatgaatagtagtttagtggcgagtgttttgtgagaatcatcttaccgcgcataggagccgctgtacggtattttccattaccatgaacagaaaaattcgaatgccgggtttggaatctatgaaatcctgttcataagacaaaggccttgcatacatgaaatgaatactaaaataaaataaaaaatgatacataaaaatataatatcaataaataaatagaatatttatatattatcttcaatatttaaaaagaaaaaatccactctcggtttcgaaccagggactttcggatccgAAGGCGTATGACTTTACCGATTGAACTAAGTTGTTACTTGTATTGTATATGAGTGTAGTCGATACTGaacatttgctactgtaagaaaggatcgctgtttttgatggagtttcatgcaaacaacatcaagagcctctgtttacatcatgaatagtagtttagtggcgagtgttttgcgagaatcatcttaccgcgcataggagccgctgcacggtatttccattaccatgaacagaaaaattcgaatgccgggtttggaatctatgaagtcctgttcataagacaaaggccttgcatatataaaatgaatactagaataaataaaaaatgatatatacaagtataatatcaataaataagtagaatatttatatattatcttcaatatttaaaaagaaaaaaatccactctcggtttcgaaccagggactttcggatctGAAGGCCTatgactttaccgattgagctaagttgtcacGTGTCTTATATCtgagtgtacattatgctttaacctcactacatagtattatttatgtcgattttcggtcgctttcttgataaaatcattttttttcttgtgcaatcttgtggaatagatgttatatggccattttccgggatattgaagtccgaaaccacaatgcaatggtatttccgaacatacagttgtagcagttgcatgTGGTCGTGTTgaacgagggtctgcatgctcttttacgtaaggcgaaggcagccaattttatttcccgtaattcgtagggaaaaccatcttatctacgtaattcgtagcgaggcgaccaaatttagcgtaattgccttccttgatttagcgtaatacgtagggggttcttttaaattcagcgtaaatcgttgtcggaactccccatgcagaccctcttgaaCCAAACCAAGCACCAAGCTTCCATCATCGAAGCACCCACtgactgaaggtaaaacccaatacattgcgtttcgtcgccagagggcgacgaaacgcaaaaacTCCATATTCAGACCACCCCAAGGATACTAGCCTTGACATCTTCAACTTTTAATACTTTCTTCACTTTGTATCTTTCATGGGAAAGAAAATGTTCCTCAGAGGGCAGGGTTTAAGCCTGACTTCTTAGACATTGTGGATGCGCATGGTAAACAGAAAATTGGCTGCAGAAACCCATTCAACCTCCAGCTAGTCACAACACAAGAACAGTCTACACATGGCTTATACATTATAGCTTCTGCTCCTATCATTGAAATAAGTCTAACCTAAAGACATTTACACATGGCATTAACAAAACATTAAGAGTACATACTTATGTCTTCAAATGGTTTCTGTCATTAACACTACAGAATGAACTCCACATTACCCAAAGACAAGCTTACGGATAATCTGCTTGATAAATTTGAGATCCGTTTGCCAATTGCCGGGGGTAAGacattactactagtactagaacTTTTGATCCTATCATTGAAATAAGTCTGCATGAATTGATGATATCtaacatgtacaatgcattaATGAAAACATTTAGAAGTACAGTACATATCTTTAACTATTTTCTGTGATTAACATTACAGGATGAATTTCACATTATCAAAAGACAGGCTTACGGATAATCCACTTGATAAATTTGAGATCTGTTTGCCAATTGCTGGGGGTAAGACACTGCATGTGGCTTATAACTTCTGGTCCTTGTGGCTGTTGACGTTGTGGATGCCCGTGGTGAACAGAAAATTTGCTACAGAAATCCATTCAACCTCCAGCCAGTCTTACACAAGAACAGTGTACACGACATAGCATATAACTCCTGTGCCTATCATGCATTAAACAAATACTAGAGGTACATGTGCAAGTAAATCTAGATTTGTTTCTGTGATCTTGAATTACACAAAGATAGGGTTACGGATAATCTGCTTGATAAATTTGAGATCTGTTTGCCAGTTGCTGGGGGTAAGACATTGCATGTGGCTTACAACTTCGGAATTTGATCCTATCATTAAAACAAGTGTAACTAGTAGGAATTGGTGATATCTAAGACATTTAAAAGTATCTGTAAATGTTCAATTCTCTCTGTAATTTTAAATTACCCAAAGAAAGGCTTACAGATAATCCGCTTGATAACTTTGAGATCTCTTTGCCAATTGCTGGGGGTAAGAtgatacctgtacatgtacattctcaAATTCTCTCTGTAAATTACCCAAAGACAGGCTTATAGTTAATCCCTTTTATAAATTTGAGATTTATTTGATGATTGCTGGCAGCTAAGTCATCGCTGGTGTAAAAGTACAGTGAGACTAATTGTAGCCACTCTTTACCGTTGGAGGAGCTACATTTGTACGAGACCTGGCTGAGATATTTACGGCCGCCGAGATCGCTGCGGGCTTGATGGAGGAATGATCCAGGAATTTCCCGTGCTGACGGTTTTATTTGGAGGTTATCAATTATGGGATTTCCTCCCTCTGCGGTGTTATCAACACGGGGGCCTGGCACGCAAGGAAGTGGTGAAGTTGTAAGGCTTGCCTTGGAGAGGGACTTGGAAGTATGGCAATAATACTTCAGAATCTTAAACTTGCCAAATGAACTCTTTGTGACTGTTCTATGCAGGGGCATGTCATGCAAGAAAGTGGTAAAATTTGTACGGCTTGGAGGTGTAAGGCATAATGCAACCATAGCTGTACAACTTCTGCAACTTGTAGGCTTGTAGGCGGAAGGACTCAGGAGTTATAAGGCCATCATAGCTGTATAACCTGTGCAACTTGTCATTGAGCTCTTTGTGACTGTTCTATTTAGGGGCTTGGCACACAAGGAAGTGGGGAAGTTGTAAGGCTTGGGGGAAGGGCTCAGGAGTAAGGCTATATTGTAGCTGTAAAACTTGTCACTGAATTCTTTGTGACTGTTCTATGCAGGGGCATGGCATGCAAGGAAGTGGTGAAGTTGTAACTAATGTAAGGCTTGGAGGGGGAAAGACTCAGGAGTAAGGCAATAATACTTCAGAATCTGAAACTTGCCAAATGAACTCTTTGTGACTATTCTATTCAGGGGCATGGCACGCAAGGAAGTGGTGAAGTTGTAAGGCTTGGAGGGGGAAGGACTCAGGAGTAAGGTGGTCATAGCTGTAAAACTTGTCACTgaacttgagtaactgctttttagcatTGTCATTGAACTCTTTGTGACTGTTCTATGTAGGGCCTTGGCACGCAAGGAAGTGATGAATGTGTAAGGCTTGGGGGGGGAAGGACTTAATCGTAGCTGTACAACTTTTCCAACATGTCAATGAACTCTTTGTGACTGTTAGATATGCAAGGACTTAGGTATGGAAGCAAGGAAATGGAGTCTTTTAAAGGCTTGGAGGGGGAAGGGATCGTAGCTGTACAACTTTTTGCAACAATTGTTGATGAAGACAGAAATGTGATGGCAAGGACTGAAGGAGACAAGGCAATCATAGCTTTAAAATTTTCGAGACTTCTTCATCAAATCTTTTTTCCAAGAAGACAGAAATAAGTTCTATATATATACGCAGGGGCATGAAATCAAGGAAATGCTGTCTTTTCATACTAGGAGCGTTGAGGAACAGTTGCGGGATCGCATGCCATATGAATAGTAGAACTAGTCCAAAATTAGAGGGATAAATTGGAAATCATATTTACCTTGTTTCCTCCTTTAACGAAGGGCAGGATGACCTGTACACCCTGGTAGTGGAGGAACAGCTCTTTGCACTGGAAAGAATAAAAACAGTTTTCAACTGGAAAAAGACAGATTCTTAACAAGGCCATCAaaaatggcagacttcaccatTTCTGCTTTGGAACCCTTCCTGTCATAAATTGCAGTATCAAGGATGTATGGCAGTCATACGTTAAGTACGTTAGCCTAATTTCACAAGTTACTGGTCCAGAAATTTGTAAAAATTCCATTATTTGCTTGCTAGGACcaatgtctgtctgtcagtcagtcagtcagtcagtcagtcagtcagtcagtcagtcagtcagtcagtcagtcagtcacagtcagtcagttagtcagtcagtcagtcagtcagtcagtcactcactcactcactcactcactcactcaaaacCCACAAGCACTATTTTAATTGTCAGACTTACCTTTTCCAGTCTAAGGTCATTCCTCAGCACTTCAAACACATGGGCCAGGTAGTCCACTGTAGGAAACATTCAGTACAGTTGTAACTTAGCAATGTAGCAGAGCCCTCTAGTCAAACACATTTGTACTGCAACTAGATGCAAGCTTACATTTCAATTCCCTTCCTAAAAAGATGAGGAAAATTTTTGCAGGACTTAGCAGTGTACCAGACCCCTCTGGTAAAACACCTTGGTATTACAAGTTACACTGGAATAGGGTCATAGGAAAAAGACTAGCAGGACacaattgaaagaaaatatccAGGGGAATGCATTACACTTGATACAGttttccactggtcatgacagagaagacggACGCTATGTAAAGTTTTTACAGATTCATTGTACAATGAAAATTTTCCTTGACAGTACAATGAACAGAGGACCATGGTCTAACGTCATGTCCTAAGGACTCCAACCGTTTCCGGTAGTATGTATGTGTGGTTAGCGACACAGCAAAAACTGAAATCATGGCCTCTAGGTCTAGAGGCAGGGCTGCTAGCCACTAGattgagagttgatgttacaattGGTGAATCAAGAAGAGGCACAGAAAGTTAccttaaaagttcatctgtgttagtagaagtcattctggaaaagaactgtaatttccaacacggaAATTTGACTTaaccaaattttcgactaaacagctccagtctttgtcaaggaataaacCATCCACTGCTTCTGTTACGTCACATTATGTATgtcatagacttcctgcaacttatgatccactgctcactgagtcccgtgtgctatctacataacatGATACCACAGAGGCAgtagattgttcattccttgacaaagactggagctgttcagtcgaaaatttgagtaAGTCCAATTTTCCTGTTGGAAATCAATTTCCAGAAGAACAGAGTATGTCTCATTCAAAGCACCACCCACCCTGCAGCAGAGTTTTCAGTACAATGAGCGCAGACAGCAGTCGCACTTGCAGGTTGCCGCTCTTGAAGTAGACCCCAGTGCGCGGCTTCCCCCCGCGAGGGGAGTGGACCGTTCCTCCGGGGCTCTTCTCCCCCTCCGTGAAGCGTACCACGGTGGGTCTGTACAGCTCCTCACCTAGACGCCGGTACGTGGCCGACAGCAACACGTGCTGGAGTAGAGAGGAAACAGTAAGGTTGCTTCACTCACTTGGTGGTTTATCTGCTGgttatacctacctacctacctacctaatcCCCTTTGCTTCCTTTGGTGGAGCATAAGGTACAGACAAACTTATTCCAGTCCTTCCTATCTTGGTCCATCCATCTAACTTCATGCCAGGTCTTTCGTTCTGCCTTCATGTACCCCTCTACAGTCCTTCTCTAGGTCCCTAAAAGCCTACCTCTGTTTTGCTTCTGTTGAGGAGTCCATTTGAGGGCgacatgtgagtgtgtgttctTATGCATGCGCAGAATGTATCAAAACCATTTCCGGCATCTGGGTTTTATCTCCTCCACAATGTTGGGGATACCTTTGCATTCAGCAACCTCCTTGTTGGAGATTCTCTTCTCCCAACGTATCTTCAGGATTTTACCCTCAATCTACCCTCAAAACACCTGTTCTATCTTCTGTTTGTTCCAGAGACCAACAATGCTTCAAACCCCTAGGGTACTGTTCGATCTTCTTGTTTGTTCTAGAGACCAACAATGCTTTATAACACTGTATGCACCAGAGGGCTATGTTGTATGACAGACAGTGGTGAACCCACCTGTTTGTCGGATTGCTGTATGTTGAACATGGCCCAGAACACAAACTGCAGACAGGGCAGGTGCAGCCTGGTGTGACTTGTGGACACCTGGTGCAACAGCTCACTCAGGTGGGGCAgcacctgtacaggtgaggTAAGGTAAGACAGGTGATACATGTGACCTGTGCAGCAGCTCACTCAGGTGAGGCAGTACCTGTACAGATGAGGTAAGGTAAGGCAGGAGATACAAATGAAAAAGAACTAGTGACAAGAAACCATTCAgaattttgtttgaacctttgtttattcataaaaagctcaaattggcctacACAGGCCACTTTTCACAGTCAAGAGGGAACAGGTAAAGGTCAGACAAATCATCACCTTGATACACCTGTCCTTTATCAGCTCCAGTGCAGGTAGACTAACCTTGATACACCTGTCCTTTATCAGCTCCAGTGCAGGTAGACTAACCTTGATACACCTGTCCTGTATGATCTCACCTTGATACACCTGTCCTGTATGATCTCACCTTGATACACCTGTCCTGTATGACTCACCTTGATACACCTGTCCTGTATGAGCTCAGGTGCAGGTAGACTCACCTTGATACACCTGTCCTGTATGACTCACCTTGATACACCTGTCCTGTATGATCTCACCTTGATACACCTGTCCTGTATGACTCACCTTGATACACCTGTCCTGTATGACTCACCTTGACACACCTGTCCTGTATGAGACTCACCTTGATACACCTGTCCTGTATAAGCTCAGGTGCAGGTAGACTCACCTTGATACACCTGTCCTGTATAAGCTCACCTTGATACACCTGTCCTGTATAAGCTCAGGTGCAGGTAGACTGATGAGCGGAGTGGATCTCCCGTCAGActgttgttgctgctgcagGTTAGCCTCACACACCCAGTCTAACAGCACGGCTAGCATCTCCAACAGGCCGCTGGGCTGGAGAACAACAGCCAGAATATGGTAAGTATATTGCAAGTTGCTGCACGATtactaattgcaggtaacatgtaAGGGACggacaaatacaaaatgtagtgtaGAACAATATAGCATGTGTCTACTCTAGCCTTAAAGCTGACTCTGCACGGAATTTAGGGCCCTCTTTAAAGAGTTTGAAATAGAATCATTTACATCTGCTGATATGCACCAAAGGCTGCCAAACTATCAAAATGCTGTTAGTGAGTAGGCCAACTAGAGAATGTTTAAAGCTTAGTAcaaacttgaaaacaaaaaaggatCATGTctcactttttttcaatctctgTCAGATTTTACAGTTTACATCTTACAAGCAAATCTTCTCTTTTCTAAAGTCCTCTGATCCAAACCTAGTCTTCATACCTTAGGTGTTGGCTTCAGTTAACTTGAAGCCTTTCGTACCTTTGTTATGGCTACAGCTGACTTGTTGCCTTTCATACCTTTGGTTTggactttccagactatagatgcagaacctagtgactgatgatgatgatgatacctaGTTTGGTTTGCAAAACTTGACTATATGAAGTATGATACGTTTTGTACCTTAGGTTTGGCCACAGTTGAGTCAGTGCCTTTGCTGGTTGGTTCCTTGACAGGTTTTGCAGGTTTGGTGTCAGGTTGTTGTGGAGGTGGGATGTTCTCCACTCCCTTCTGTCTCTCTGTAAACTGCTGCTTCCTCTGCACACAGAGAAGGTGGCAAGGCAATCTTTTGGTGAGGGTTGTGGATTTTGAATCTAAAGGTTATGTGTTTGTCCaggacaagtgaaagtgctgatcgggcaagtgggatTTTTTCTGATGAGAGAGATTTCGATATAATTGTccctttttacagtcatgaaatcaagcaatggtcaacatagaattatagaggcaataataagaattccatggCTAGAAGTAAAatgttggttcgggcaagtaaatcttttatttgcttgcctgataggacaagtgaattttagaaaacttatCCAACCCTGCTATATCACAACTcaattcaggtgaaaatgagtgcctagcttcAGTTATTAGAGACGTTTCCTTGGATGGGAGGTCCCTTATTTTAGGAGAGACACACTTCAAGCATATTCAGTTACCGACCACACATTCAATCATATAAAAAAGGGCAGGGATCCTACGATGTAGGCCTGTTActgttacattgtatatgggATGCAAGCTTTGGGACGAAAACCTTTACCTGCAGATTGACCACCCTCCTCTCCAGACTGCTGGCCTGAACCTCTAGCTTCTTCTTCAACTCCTGCACCTCTGTTAACTAATAATAACAATCACAACATTTACAGAAATAAGTAATGTAAACTACATTCCAAACTTTTTAGCTTTACTATTCACAACAGACAACACATAGTCTCCTTGCTAAGGAATGTTTTGCAATGAGGCTATGAGCATATGGTGCTGTTTTACATATGGCACAGTCAAATTCATCATGCATATGGGATATCCTACAATTTTGaaagcaggctgtgacaaaacCAACTGTCAAGAAAGATCTAAGACAACCTTTTCTGTtacagtcagtcagtctgtTATTACAAGTATGCCTAAATTTTGCAGAACACATGCAAGTCTATCTCTAAGAATGTCTTCTCCGGTCACATACATGAATGCTTCATGAATGTGACCAGGATTGCAGCACCTACAGAGGAGGTGTCCCTACCTGTTTCCTGAGTTGGTCGTTAGCCTGCTTCATGACCTCAAACGAGTGCTGAAGTCTCTTGTTTTCCTTCGTCCTGTCCCTCAAGGCCTCCTCCCACTGTTCAACCTCTCTCTTATGTTTCTGTCAACAGAAATGGGTCCAAATCATCTGTTGTCTACAAAATGTTCCTCTAGCTCACATCATTATACTGTTTAATCACTAGTCTCAAAGTCCTTCTACATCAACAGCTTGTTTCCTCGGACTACCAAACGATGGAACTCTCTCAATGACAACCTTTCCCCTCCTATATATACAGTCTTTATGCCTTCAGAATCAATGTTCAAGATCGGAGACATATCAGTAGATTTGgacccaggacctctggattTTGGGCCAAACATCATCCTGCGGTTACACCACCCTACCCGACCATACTTACATGTTGCATGATGGCCCAGTGTTTGTTCAGGTCTCCATGTTGCTCCTCTATCTCATCCAGAGCCCTCTCCCTCTCCAGCACCAGCAGCTCTCTCCTGCCCAGCTCCTCCTGCCTCTCATGGAGCAGTGCATTCTCCTCCTGGGGTAAAACAACAAAGTACAGCTGTTATGTTATGAatgtttgacatccaggtaaacaatgtttAAGTTATTGTCTTACCATATGAACTATCTATGATTTAAATTTTGAGAGACATTTGCATACCATCCTTACGACTTAGTGACTTGTGACTTGTTCTTCCAGTTCATATAAATGTATAAGTAATGTAAGTG contains the following coding sequences:
- the LOC118419293 gene encoding coiled-coil domain-containing protein 138-like is translated as MASSEESDIYAESVAETKRRKEKRKASARLFGDVLSSAPSSARSQGLSDTQQSDRSPRRSKSRFSPEGLTSSERKYYNRALKDLYEIIKISSNRLDLSGSMDDRDADYQGTDGDYDQDPTVLEEEETFMPTESLSLPTLRSSMSSLNDKDFDISQKTEIMDNPTVLEEEETFMPTESLTLPTLRSSMSSLNDEDFDPLKVRRFHRKHSARRRDDRGGPPASGNVKKVYKELVSINNKLQEENALLHERQEELGRRELLVLERERALDEIEEQHGDLNKHWAIMQHKHKREVEQWEEALRDRTKENKRLQHSFEVMKQANDQLRKQLTEVQELKKKLEVQASSLERRVVNLQRKQQFTERQKGVENIPPPQQPDTKPAKPVKEPTSKGTDSTVAKPKPSGLLEMLAVLLDWVCEANLQQQQQSDGRSTPLISLPAPELIQDRCIKVLPHLSELLHQVSTSHTRLHLPCLQFVFWAMFNIQHVSSLLQHVLLSATYRRLGEELYRPTVVRFTEGEKSPGGTVHSPRGGKPRTGVYFKSGNLQVRLLSALIVLKTLLQVDYLAHVFEVLRNDLRLEKCKELFLHYQGVQVILPFVKGGNKALMGSAVDVLLQLSTESAVLPRFLDSCSNESWFRACALLLRTPNLDIKLLEKLSIILQKLSKIKANKKYFEVFTIGNMLHEMYRTCDPQQEFLALNLRSILHNLGMLKAQ